TTCATATGTTGGTATGAGTGCGTATAAATAAATTTTATTCATGTGTCATCTTCATCCTTTTGTTTCGTCAATTCTTCCCATTGCTCCAGTTCCTTTTGTTTTGCAATTTCATAGCGGTCCATGAGCTCTGCTTCTTGCTGTTCATATGCTTGTTCAGACACTTCACCGAGTTCGTACATCGTTTGCAGCTCAACCAATTTACGTTGGATCGTATTTAAGTCATAAAGTTCCTGATCTGCCTCTTCCTGAACTTTTTCTCCGACCTTCTTAACGAGATGCATCGGCGCTGTAAACAATTTGAATAACATTACGTTTCCTCGACGGTAAGACGGATGTTGATAAAGTTATACGCCGGCCAAGGGCCCGTATATTGAAAATCCACTTTATCTTGCCATTGATCATGGGCGATGTTCACCTGTTCATCGAATTCAGCTTCACGTTCCTTGTCAATTAAGAATGAAGCATTTAAAAGCATCCGTTCTCCAATCGGATCGTTCAATACCGCTGCCTCTGCATAGGCTTCCAGAGGCTGGTAAATGTCTGTTTGGATATTTTGCTGCAGACTTGTAATCATCTTCTGGGCCGCTTCACCAAGCTTAATTCGATCATAATACCCGGCTGCTTCTGACTTGCTGTGAACAGTGCTTGCGATGGCACCTATTTCCGGCTTTTGCTGCACCTGTTCCTCGAGCCAATCTTTTTTGCCGATCACTTTCAAGCCAACTTCTATCTTGCCTTTAATCTTCGGAAACAGCTCCGAAGACTGCGGATACAGATTCTCCAGCAAGACAGCGACGTCTTCTTTGGTTTTAAACACATTCCCAAAGCTGATTGGAATAACGGTGTCACACGTGTTCATCACTTTAGTAATCACATTTTGGTGCATCATCAGATTTTCTTTAGACGGTTTGTAAATTTTCATCGGAACTTCTGCAGCAACCATTGCGGCATCTTTGAAATGGATGGTGAAGATGTTTCGATCTGTTTCTTCTACAGTAATCGATCCGAAATCTTTTTCTTCTTCCAGCTGGACGCCGCAAAATATATAAATCCCTGCCTCTGTTGTTTCCATTATTATTTTCCCTCCCCTAACTTGCTTCTGGGTTTTTACATGTTTTCACAATCAATTCTTCTGCTTCTTGTAACGGCGCATCACTGTCCATACATAAGCTCAATGTATAGTTTAAAATATCAAGACATAACTGTTGAAAGTCTTCATCCTTACCATCAATGAGAATATCCTCTTCCTGAGCAAGCTGGCCGATCATCAGCGAAGCCCTTAAGCTCGGCCCGGGTTGTTGCGACTTTTCACACGACGTTCTCAGCTTTCTGACGATGCGAGTAATTTCATTGGCTTCTTCCGGGTCCACTTCACATTTTTCAGCGATCAGCTTAGCTTCTTGTTCAGCTTTCAAATCCGGAATGGGAATGGTAATCAGCCTGTCCCATAGCGCATCCTGGGCCTGATACACCCCGGCATACTCAGCTGGGTTGCTTGTGAATATGATCGAAAATGATGGGTGCACACGTTCAAATGGCTTGGTTGATTTGGTTCCGTAGAGCGGAATAATATTCTCTTCCAATATAGACAAGAAGATATTATTGGTCGTTGGTCTTGAACGGGTGAATTCATCATACACAAGCGTGTAGCCATTCATAGCCGCTTCAAGCAGACGCCCATTTTGCCATGATTCTGTGACAGTTTCATCTTTTTTATAAACGGTTCTGACATATTGATCGACCACTTTCTTGCTTGTGTACCCTGTAAAATCCCCGATCAGGTCGCGGTTGTTCAGCTCGTGATTGCCGTGAATGAGCATCACAGGCCTTCTCTTCTTGCGGGCAAGAGCCAAAGCAAGTGTGGTTTTGCCTGTCCCGGCAGGCCCAGTGAAATGCACAGGGTACCCCGTCTTCAGATAGCTAAGAGAGCGGGACAGCAGTTGCTTCGTTTCTTCATCTTGAATGAGCTGGTTTGGTTGTGTGTGTGCAGTATCTTGTAAAAAACTCATCGGCATTATCCTCCAGTCACATCATCAATTGTCGATTTTACTGCGGTAACGGATCTCCTGCCGCTTAAATGAAGTGACTTCTTTGTCTTTGTTCATTTTCACATCATAAATACCCAGCATTTCGTCTTTTGCATACCTCTTCATGTATTCCTTTTCCTCGATCACTTCCACTGTCAGCTGCCAGCCGCCGTCTTCAGCTTCCTCAACAGCGGTAATCTTGTGCGGAGGGGCGACATGTTCGGAAAAAAACGCATTCACATTGTCCATCACTTCTTTAATTGCCATAGTTCTCCTCCATCTGCTGTATAGTTAGAGAAGGGGAGGCCGTCTCCCCTTCATTGACTATTTAGATACTGAACTGTGCGTTTCGTTCATTCTGTTGCATCGGAAGTCCTTCTTCTTCCACGTCATCTCTCAAAAGCCCAACAGCTTCAGCATAGCGCAACCATGTATCCACACTGGCTATAACCACTCTTGCTTCTACTGTTAAAATTTCAATACCAACTACAGATACCCTTGCATAGGCATCAATGACGATACCCTTATCAAGAATACGGTCGATGACTTCTGCCAAACTTGAACTGTCTGTTGATTTTTGTACAGCCACTTTAAATTCTCCTTTCGAATGTCACTCTATGAGCCGACCTTCTTGATATCATTGGAAGATTTGATATCTGACGACTTTTTCACATCAGCAGGGCCTTTAATATTTGTGGCGCTTTTGATATTTGAAACACCTTTAATATCGTGGACGCCTTTCACCTTATCTTTACTTTTATCAGAAGAAGAAACCTTTTCCTGAAATTCTTCTCCGGCTTCTTTTAAATTGCTGAGTTTGTCTTTCAATGTCAGTAAAGCATCTTGGGTCTTTTCTTTGGCCTTTTCGGCTGCATCATGTGCTTTATCAGCATTGTCTTCCTTTTTTTCTTCCAGTTTCTCAGAGGCTTGTCCAGCTTTAGCCTGGATCTTCTCTTCAACTTTCTCAGCGGATTGCTTCTGAGCTTCTTCCTTGGCTTTTTCTTTCAGTTCGTCCGGCGCTTTCTCAACAGCTTTCTTTGCCAGCTTCCCAACGGTTTTCTTTACAGGCCCCGCGCCCATTGTTTCCCTCCTTTTCACCATTTTGTGTGTTGTTGTTACGACTCCATGGCTCCCAGCAATTGATTCAGTTTATCTTCTATCCGGCTCAGATTTTCTTTGAGTTCTTGGTTTTCTTGCTTCAATTCTTTATATGGGTCATTCGACTTTGTTTGAGCTTGTTTATGTGTTTTTGCTTCATCGTTTGTTTCATCGTCTCGGGTCTCCAGTGCGGGAAATATTTTTTGCTGATAGTTGGCCAACGAATTTGAAAGGCTTTGTTTAAGCATGAACTTGGTCTGGTCGTAAATCATTTCCCTTGCCAAATCAC
This sequence is a window from Lentibacillus sp. JNUCC-1. Protein-coding genes within it:
- a CDS encoding gas vesicle protein GvpG, with protein sequence MLFKLFTAPMHLVKKVGEKVQEEADQELYDLNTIQRKLVELQTMYELGEVSEQAYEQQEAELMDRYEIAKQKELEQWEELTKQKDEDDT
- a CDS encoding GvpL/GvpF family gas vesicle protein: MMETTEAGIYIFCGVQLEEEKDFGSITVEETDRNIFTIHFKDAAMVAAEVPMKIYKPSKENLMMHQNVITKVMNTCDTVIPISFGNVFKTKEDVAVLLENLYPQSSELFPKIKGKIEVGLKVIGKKDWLEEQVQQKPEIGAIASTVHSKSEAAGYYDRIKLGEAAQKMITSLQQNIQTDIYQPLEAYAEAAVLNDPIGERMLLNASFLIDKEREAEFDEQVNIAHDQWQDKVDFQYTGPWPAYNFINIRLTVEET
- the gvpN gene encoding gas vesicle protein GvpN; this translates as MSFLQDTAHTQPNQLIQDEETKQLLSRSLSYLKTGYPVHFTGPAGTGKTTLALALARKKRRPVMLIHGNHELNNRDLIGDFTGYTSKKVVDQYVRTVYKKDETVTESWQNGRLLEAAMNGYTLVYDEFTRSRPTTNNIFLSILEENIIPLYGTKSTKPFERVHPSFSIIFTSNPAEYAGVYQAQDALWDRLITIPIPDLKAEQEAKLIAEKCEVDPEEANEITRIVRKLRTSCEKSQQPGPSLRASLMIGQLAQEEDILIDGKDEDFQQLCLDILNYTLSLCMDSDAPLQEAEELIVKTCKNPEAS
- the gvpO gene encoding gas vesicle protein GvpO — its product is MAIKEVMDNVNAFFSEHVAPPHKITAVEEAEDGGWQLTVEVIEEKEYMKRYAKDEMLGIYDVKMNKDKEVTSFKRQEIRYRSKIDN
- the gvpJ gene encoding gas vesicle protein GvpJ, with protein sequence MAVQKSTDSSSLAEVIDRILDKGIVIDAYARVSVVGIEILTVEARVVIASVDTWLRYAEAVGLLRDDVEEEGLPMQQNERNAQFSI
- the gvpQ gene encoding gas vesicle protein GvpQ, which codes for MGAGPVKKTVGKLAKKAVEKAPDELKEKAKEEAQKQSAEKVEEKIQAKAGQASEKLEEKKEDNADKAHDAAEKAKEKTQDALLTLKDKLSNLKEAGEEFQEKVSSSDKSKDKVKGVHDIKGVSNIKSATNIKGPADVKKSSDIKSSNDIKKVGS
- the gvpT gene encoding GvpT/GvpP family gas vesicle accessory protein; translation: MTSETTQSKTTINPVIIGGVIGTSVGILASANTGKKVVGGIGKSAFVQKAGEELCDLAREMIYDQTKFMLKQSLSNSLANYQQKIFPALETRDDETNDEAKTHKQAQTKSNDPYKELKQENQELKENLSRIEDKLNQLLGAMES